The following proteins are encoded in a genomic region of Pseudorca crassidens isolate mPseCra1 chromosome 1, mPseCra1.hap1, whole genome shotgun sequence:
- the LOC137232195 gene encoding cytochrome P450 1A1 isoform X2, which yields MFSVFGLSIPISATELLLASATFCLVFWVVRAWQPRVPKGLKSPPGPWSWPLIGHVLTLGKSPHLALSRLSQRYGDVLQIRIGCTPVLVLSGLDTIRQALVRQGDDFKGRPDLYSFTLVGDGQSMTFNPDSGPVWAARRRLAQNALNSFSVASDPASSSSCYLEEHVSKEAKHLISKFQELMAESGRFDPYRYVVVSVANVICAMCFGRRYDHESQELLSILTLSNEFGEVAASGNLADFIPILRYLPNTALDVFKDLNQRFYIFMQKMLKEHYKTFEKGHIRDITDSLIEHCQDKRLDENANIQVSDEKIVNVVMDLFGAGFDTVTTAISWSLMYLVTSPRVQKKIQEELDTVIGSARQPRLSDRPQLPYLEAFILETFRHSSFVPFTIPHRKLWDNPSAFWPERFLTTGGTINKALSEKVILFGLGKRKCIGETIARGEVFLFLAILLQQLEFRVTPGVKVDMTPIYGLTMKHAPCEHFQVHMRS from the exons ATGTTCTCTGTGTTTGGACTCTCCATCCCCATCTCGGCCACAGAGCTTCTCCTGGCCTCTGCCACCTTCTGCCTGGTATTCTGGGTGGTCAGGGCCTGGCAGCCTCGGGTCCCTAAAGGCCTGAAGAGTCCACCAGGGCCCTGGAGCTGGCCCCTGATCGGGCACGTGCTGACCTTGGGGAAGAGCCCACACTTGGCCCTGTCGCGGCTGAGCCAGCGCTATGGAGACGTGCTGCAGATCCGCATTGGCTGCACACCCGTGCTGGTGCTCAGCGGCCTGGACACCATCCGGCAGGCCCTGGTGCGGCAGGGTGATGATTTCAAGGGCCGGCCTGACCTCTACAGCTTCACCTTAGTCGGTGATGGCCAGAGTATGACCTTCAACCCAGACTCTGGACCAGTGTGGGCTGCCCGGCGACGCCTGGCCCAGAATGCTCTCAACTCCTTCTCCGTTGCCTCAGACCCGGCTTCCTCATCCTCCTGTTACCTGGAAGAGCATGTGAGCAAGGAGGCCAAGCACCTCATCAGCAAGTTCCAGGAGCTGATGGCAGAGTCTGGGCGCTTTGACCCCTACAGGTATGTAGTGGTGTCAGTGGCCAATGTCATCTGTGCCATGTGCTTTGGCCGACGCTATGACCATGAGAGCCAAGAGCTGCTTAGCATACTCACTCTGAGTAATGAGTTCGGGGAGGTGGCTGCCTCTGGGAACCTAGCCGACTTCATCCCTATCCTCCGTTACCTGCCCAACACTGCCCTGGATGTCTTCAAGGACTTGAATCAGAGGTTCTACATTTTCATGCAGAAGATGCTCAAGGAACACTATAAAACGTTTGAGAAG GGCCACATTCGGGACATCACAGACAGCCTGATTGAGCACTGTCAGGACAAGAGACTGGACGAGAATGCCAATATCCAGGTGTCAGATGAGAAGATCGTTAATGTCGTCATGGACCTCTTTGGAGCTG GGTTTGACACAGTCACAACCGCCATCTCCTGGAGCCTCATGTACCTGGTGACAAGCCCCAGGGTGCAGAAAAAGATTCAGGAGGAGCTGG ACACAGTGATTGGCAGCGCACGGCAGCCCCGGCTCTCTGACAGACCCCAGCTGCCCTATTTGGAGGCGTTCATTCTGGAGACCTTCCGACATTCCTCTTTCGTGCCCTTCACCATCCCCCACAG GAAGCTGTGGGATAATCCATCTGCTTTCTGGCCAGAACGGTTTCTCACCACTGGTGGCACCATTAACAAAGCTCTCAGTGAGAAGGTGATTCTTTTCGGTTTGGGCAAGCGGAAGTGCATCGGTGAGACCATCGCCCGCGGGGAGGTCTTTCTCTTCCTGGCCATCCTCCTGCAGCAGTTGGAATTCCGTGTGACCCCGGGTGTGAAGGTGGACATGACCCCCATTTACGGGCTGACCATGAAGCATGCCCCCTGTGAGCACTTCCAGGTGCACATGCGCTCTTAG
- the LOC137232195 gene encoding cytochrome P450 1A1 isoform X1 encodes MFSVFGLSIPISATELLLASATFCLVFWVVRAWQPRVPKGLKSPPGPWSWPLIGHVLTLGKSPHLALSRLSQRYGDVLQIRIGCTPVLVLSGLDTIRQALVRQGDDFKGRPDLYSFTLVGDGQSMTFNPDSGPVWAARRRLAQNALNSFSVASDPASSSSCYLEEHVSKEAKHLISKFQELMAESGRFDPYRYVVVSVANVICAMCFGRRYDHESQELLSILTLSNEFGEVAASGNLADFIPILRYLPNTALDVFKDLNQRFYIFMQKMLKEHYKTFEKGHIRDITDSLIEHCQDKRLDENANIQVSDEKIVNVVMDLFGAGFDTVTTAISWSLMYLVTSPRVQKKIQEELDTVIGSARQPRLSDRPQLPYLEAFILETFRHSSFVPFTIPHSTTRDTSLNGFYIPKGRCVFVNQWQSNHDQKLWDNPSAFWPERFLTTGGTINKALSEKVILFGLGKRKCIGETIARGEVFLFLAILLQQLEFRVTPGVKVDMTPIYGLTMKHAPCEHFQVHMRS; translated from the exons ATGTTCTCTGTGTTTGGACTCTCCATCCCCATCTCGGCCACAGAGCTTCTCCTGGCCTCTGCCACCTTCTGCCTGGTATTCTGGGTGGTCAGGGCCTGGCAGCCTCGGGTCCCTAAAGGCCTGAAGAGTCCACCAGGGCCCTGGAGCTGGCCCCTGATCGGGCACGTGCTGACCTTGGGGAAGAGCCCACACTTGGCCCTGTCGCGGCTGAGCCAGCGCTATGGAGACGTGCTGCAGATCCGCATTGGCTGCACACCCGTGCTGGTGCTCAGCGGCCTGGACACCATCCGGCAGGCCCTGGTGCGGCAGGGTGATGATTTCAAGGGCCGGCCTGACCTCTACAGCTTCACCTTAGTCGGTGATGGCCAGAGTATGACCTTCAACCCAGACTCTGGACCAGTGTGGGCTGCCCGGCGACGCCTGGCCCAGAATGCTCTCAACTCCTTCTCCGTTGCCTCAGACCCGGCTTCCTCATCCTCCTGTTACCTGGAAGAGCATGTGAGCAAGGAGGCCAAGCACCTCATCAGCAAGTTCCAGGAGCTGATGGCAGAGTCTGGGCGCTTTGACCCCTACAGGTATGTAGTGGTGTCAGTGGCCAATGTCATCTGTGCCATGTGCTTTGGCCGACGCTATGACCATGAGAGCCAAGAGCTGCTTAGCATACTCACTCTGAGTAATGAGTTCGGGGAGGTGGCTGCCTCTGGGAACCTAGCCGACTTCATCCCTATCCTCCGTTACCTGCCCAACACTGCCCTGGATGTCTTCAAGGACTTGAATCAGAGGTTCTACATTTTCATGCAGAAGATGCTCAAGGAACACTATAAAACGTTTGAGAAG GGCCACATTCGGGACATCACAGACAGCCTGATTGAGCACTGTCAGGACAAGAGACTGGACGAGAATGCCAATATCCAGGTGTCAGATGAGAAGATCGTTAATGTCGTCATGGACCTCTTTGGAGCTG GGTTTGACACAGTCACAACCGCCATCTCCTGGAGCCTCATGTACCTGGTGACAAGCCCCAGGGTGCAGAAAAAGATTCAGGAGGAGCTGG ACACAGTGATTGGCAGCGCACGGCAGCCCCGGCTCTCTGACAGACCCCAGCTGCCCTATTTGGAGGCGTTCATTCTGGAGACCTTCCGACATTCCTCTTTCGTGCCCTTCACCATCCCCCACAG taCCACAAGAGACACAAGTCTGAATGGCTTTTACATCCCCAAGGGGCGCTGTGTCTTTGTAAACCAGTGGCAGAGCAACCATGACCA GAAGCTGTGGGATAATCCATCTGCTTTCTGGCCAGAACGGTTTCTCACCACTGGTGGCACCATTAACAAAGCTCTCAGTGAGAAGGTGATTCTTTTCGGTTTGGGCAAGCGGAAGTGCATCGGTGAGACCATCGCCCGCGGGGAGGTCTTTCTCTTCCTGGCCATCCTCCTGCAGCAGTTGGAATTCCGTGTGACCCCGGGTGTGAAGGTGGACATGACCCCCATTTACGGGCTGACCATGAAGCATGCCCCCTGTGAGCACTTCCAGGTGCACATGCGCTCTTAG